Below is a genomic region from Bradyrhizobium sp. 1(2017).
CGGGCCACGTCCGAGGCGTCGCCCATGCCGAAATAGCCATGGATCAGACCGGGGCCCTCATGGTGCTTGACCCGCACGCCGGCGGCTTCCAGTGCCCGCGCATAGGCCGCGCCTTCGTCGCGCAGGGGATCGAACCAGGCGGTGGTCACGATCGCGGGCGCGACCCCGGCGAGGGATGCCGCGCGCAGCGGCGAGACGCGCCAGTCGCTGGCTTGGGCGGGATCGGCGAGATAATGGCCGCAAAACCATTCCATCGTGGCGCGCGTCAGGAAGTAGCCGTCGGCATTCTCGGCGCGCGAGGGATAGCGCGCGTTCTCGCCCGCATCGGCGTAAGAGCCGAGGACGTCGGTCACGGGATAGACCAGCAATTGCGCGGCGAGCTTGATGCCGGCATCGCGGCAGGCGAGCGCGGTGGTCGCCGCGAGATTGCCGCCGGCGCTGTCGCCGGCAACGCCGAGGCGCTTGGCATCGCCGCCAAATTCCGCGACGCGGTTGACGATGTCGCTGACTGCTGCGAAGGCGTCCTCGAAGGCGCCGGGAAAGCGCGTCTCGGGCGGACGGCGATAGTCCACGGAAACGACGACGGCGCCGGTCTCGATCGCAAGGTTGCGCGCCTGCCGGTCGTGGGTTTCGAGATCGCCCGCAACCCAGCCGCCGCCATGGAAGAACACCACGGTCGGTGCCGGCGTAGCGCCGACCCGATAGACGCGTGCATCGAGCGGGCCGGCGCCGCCCTTCACCTTGATATCCTGCACGCTGTCGACGGACGGGGGTGGGATGGCGGCGCGCGAGGCAGCCAGTGCGCGCAAGGAATCGCGGGCGCTCTGTGGCGTCATGACCGCGAGATCGCGCATCGGCATGAGCGGAATGATCTGGGCGATGACGGGATCGAGCGGCGCGGCCATGGCGTGTCTCCTCGCGAGGTTTCTTGGTCTTGCTTGCGGGTTAGCATAGATTTTGCCCGCCGCATCGGCAACCCGCAGTCTGCCGCAACGCCGGACGAACGGGCAGGGAGGTTCAAGAGGCGGATTTCGAAGCGCTGGTCCAGTCGCGCAGCAGCGTGCGTGGCTTCAAGCACGAGCCGGTTGCTGCGCGCGGTGATCGAGGCGATCATCGAGAGCGCCAAGCGCGCGCCGTCGTCGATGAACACCCAGCCCTGGCATGTCCGCGTGCTCACTGGCGCCAGGATTCCGCAGGACGAGGCCATCATGACCTGCGTTGCGATGGGCTATCCCAACGATGACTTCGCCGCGAACGCAGTGCGCTCGGACCGCGAGCACAATCAGGAGTTTGTACGCTACGTCGTTTTTGCCGATTAGCACGACGAAGGAGATTATTCTCTGCGGAATTTTTTTGGTGCGGAGTCGTCATCGGCCTCTTGCAATCTCGAAGGTGCGGGAGGAACAATATGCAGACTGAGAGGTTTGTTGCTGGCGCGAGGGAATTGACATGCGGCGGCTGGCTAGCCTGGTTCGGCGGTTCTTCGGCCCGCGGATGCGGCGCCCGATCGATGATGATC
It encodes:
- a CDS encoding alpha/beta hydrolase encodes the protein MAAPLDPVIAQIIPLMPMRDLAVMTPQSARDSLRALAASRAAIPPPSVDSVQDIKVKGGAGPLDARVYRVGATPAPTVVFFHGGGWVAGDLETHDRQARNLAIETGAVVVSVDYRRPPETRFPGAFEDAFAAVSDIVNRVAEFGGDAKRLGVAGDSAGGNLAATTALACRDAGIKLAAQLLVYPVTDVLGSYADAGENARYPSRAENADGYFLTRATMEWFCGHYLADPAQASDWRVSPLRAASLAGVAPAIVTTAWFDPLRDEGAAYARALEAAGVRVKHHEGPGLIHGYFGMGDASDVARAEAQRARADFKALLMRGV
- a CDS encoding nitroreductase family protein → MASSTSRLLRAVIEAIIESAKRAPSSMNTQPWHVRVLTGARIPQDEAIMTCVAMGYPNDDFAANAVRSDREHNQEFVRYVVFAD